One window of Papaver somniferum cultivar HN1 chromosome 9, ASM357369v1, whole genome shotgun sequence genomic DNA carries:
- the LOC113307540 gene encoding uncharacterized protein LOC113307540 — translation MANPRRTSLSNFNSNSNNPTLSIENPSQQTQSLSLSSIIIFFKRPHAFPILLSIFLLLTWVSLRLQHFHHYYSPQQQQQTQDTQKWSRGGEDDKANLVRFSSDFPSKITKDKRGWMLEPVSIARAVGLPGGAVSCSSVHVGEIRPGGMRGNHRHYTCNETFVIWGGEVKYRLENHMMDEGYAEVTVGADEVAVATSPSGTAHALVNVDPVRTAFLLGCQDSTVTYNSSSNDFNVWKDLS, via the exons ATGGCGAACCCTAGAAGAACTTCACTGTCAAATTTCAATTCAAACAGCAATAATCCAACTCTATCTATAGAAAACCCATCACAACAAACACAGTCTCTTTCTCTTTCCTCTATTATCATCTTCTTTAAAAGACCTCATGCTTTTCCcattcttctttccatttttctcTTACTTACTTGGGTTTCCTTAAGATTACAACACTTTCACCATTACTATTCtcctcagcagcaacaacaaactcAAGATACTCAGAAATGGAGTAGAGGTGGTGAAGATGACAAGGCTAACCTAGTGAGATTCAGCTCTGATTTTCCTTCGAAGATCACTAAGGATAAGAGAGGATGGATGCTTGAGCCTGTTTCTATTGCTCGGGCTGTTGGACTTCCAG GGGGAGCGGTATCATGCAGTTCGGTGCATGTTGGTGAGATTCGACCCGGAGGTATGAGGGGTAATCACAGGCACTATACTTGCAATGAGACATTTGTCATTTGGGGTGGTGAAGTAAAATACCGG CTGGAGAATCATATGATGGATGAAGGTTATGCTGAAGTCACAGTTGGTGCAGACGAGGTTGCTGTTGCTACCAGCCCAAGTGGAACAGCCCATGCTTTGGTGAATGTGGACCCGGTAAGAACTGCATTCTTGTTGGGGTGCCAAGACAGTACTGTAACCTATAATAGCTCCTCCAACGATTTTAACGTGTGGAAAGATCTTTCATAA
- the LOC113313776 gene encoding uncharacterized protein LOC113313776 codes for MKRRGNMMLSSSSSTNSIHRHESTATATATTKTKTKTTSSSVNHKSIGCMSGIFHLVSRYQHRRKLLTNSSSSSEKREKCNNNKNSNSPVQAQSLNPKSESQPAKPKETLVSDHKTPPPLSPSLTDSDLKRFSFDSPRSPTIPSEIRLSVNVKSKSNVDSDNQNQQRSPALVARLMGLDDFPPTPSSSSSPSEKRRKLMVALEKCDEDLKTLKNIIDTIRSTNDNHNRTSPLVPGIHTTSTNGVIIKIDSSELRTENVKDRATSEMMTMKNSITKNKELLFGDDDSRNGADSMMKAKTCSEFNSSGGSSNISDEVDQPSPISVLELISSPPSPLLLPHQQTGVLNTGEKFRKKLREEGNSFSFFQRTAFESLPRISGRRLSSEFSSTALTNRSPLTSTSALQNDWSSTSAFQNDRCKKEKVEIVNEACLDVVCGERWELGRIGVILEDYMFNELIQETVRELLLGCCSTYTNILYSSSSLPSGSCKKKLCF; via the exons atgaagaGAAGAGGAAACATGatgctttcatcttcttcatcaactaACAGCATTCATCGCCATGAAtccacagcaacagcaacagcaactactaaaacaaaaacaaaaactactAGTAGTTCAGTAAACCACAAAAGCATTGGTTGCATGTCTGGTATTTTTCATCTCGTCTCTAGATACCAGCATCGCCGTAAACTCCTCACAAACTCTTCCTCGTCTTCAG AGAAACGAGAAAaatgcaacaacaacaagaacagcAATTCTCCGGTACAAGCtcagtcgttaaaccctaaatcaGAATCACAACCGGCTAAACCCAAAGAAACCCTGGTTTCAGATCACAAAACTCCTCCTCCTCTTTCACCTTCACTAACAGATTCAGATTTGaagagattttcttttgattcacCAAGAAGTCCAACAATTCCATCTGAAATTCGATTATCAGTAAATGTAAAGTCAAAATCAAACGTCGATTCTGATAACCAAAATCAACAACGTTCTCCAGCTTTAGTAGCTAGATTAATGGGATTAGATGATTTTCCTCCGacgccatcatcatcatcatcaccatctgaGAAGCGAAGAAAGCTAATGGTAGCATTAGAAAAATGTGATGAAGATCTTAAAACTCTTAAAAACATCATCGACACCATTCGATCAACTAATGACAATCATAACCGTACATCTCCTTTGGTCCCCGGAATTCATACCACAAGTACAAACGGAGTAATTATTAAAATTGACAGTTCAGAGTTACGAACAGAGAATGTTAAAGATCGAGCAACATCAGAGATGATGACAATGAAAAACAGTATCACAAAGAATAAGGAGTTGTTGTTTGGTGACGATGATTCAAGGAACGGTGCAGATTCGATGATGAAAGCGAAAACTTGTTCGGAATTTAATAGTAGTGGTGGCAGTAGTAATATTAGTGATGAAGTGGACCAACCAAGTCCTATTTCGGTTCTTGAACTAATCTCTTCTCCTCCTTCTCCTCTCCTGCTACCACACCAACAAACCG GTGTTCTCAATACAGGAGAGAAATTTAGGAAAAAACTAAGAGAAGAAGGCAATAGTTTCTCCTTCTTCCAAAGAACAGCATTTGAATCACTACCAAGAATTTCTGGCAGGAGACTATCAAGTGAATTTAGCTCGACAGCATTAACCAACAGATCACCATTGACGTCAACTTCGGCACTTCAAAATGATTGGTCCTCAACTTCGGCATTTCAAAATGATCGGTGCAAGAAAGAAAAAGTGGAGATTGTAAATGAAGCCTGTTTAGATGTGGTGTGCGGAGAAAGATGGGAATTAGGTCGGATAGGAGTTATTTTAGAAGATTATATGTTTAATGAGTTAATCCAAGAAACTGTCCGGGAGTTACTTTTAGGATGCTGTAGTACTTACACTAATATTctctactcatcatcttcacttcCCTCTGGGTCATGCAAGAAAAAACTTTGTTTCTAG